From Spirochaetales bacterium, a single genomic window includes:
- a CDS encoding ribulose 1,5-bisphosphate carboxylase large subunit encodes MKEPVKDRFTVTYRLFCREGEAEVMAEALCIEQTIEFPLQYVRKENIGREVIGRVESLRKAGRRCYDAVISFLDETAGPDFPQFLNVLFGNSSLKPGIRVERIDLSPHMLGFFKGPRFGIDGLRKRCGAYDRPLLCTAIKPLGLPARELAHRAYRFAYGGIDIIKDDHGLSNQVFAPFKERASRCAEAIHKANARTGGAAIYAPNITSGCDELFERAVFAKRVGAGAFLISPGLAGYDAVKRIASSDDLDLPLIYHPAFQGSFVTNGMSGISPAVLFGELPRLAGSDAAIFPNFGGRFTFSKASCGGVRDGCVRDMTGIRKIFPVPGGGMGLSSLDMMKDFYGTDVAFLIGGDLFAHGNDIVSTCRMFREIVMSV; translated from the coding sequence ATGAAGGAACCGGTAAAAGATAGATTTACCGTTACCTACCGCCTTTTTTGCCGTGAAGGTGAAGCCGAGGTGATGGCGGAGGCTTTATGTATCGAGCAGACAATCGAGTTTCCCCTCCAATATGTGCGGAAAGAAAACATCGGACGGGAGGTGATCGGAAGGGTCGAATCATTACGGAAAGCCGGGCGCCGGTGTTACGATGCCGTTATCAGTTTTCTCGATGAAACAGCGGGACCCGATTTCCCGCAATTTTTGAATGTCCTGTTCGGTAATTCAAGCCTGAAACCCGGTATACGGGTCGAACGGATCGACCTGTCGCCGCATATGCTTGGGTTTTTCAAGGGACCCCGTTTCGGGATAGACGGTCTGCGGAAACGCTGCGGCGCGTACGATCGCCCGCTTCTCTGCACCGCCATCAAACCACTCGGGCTGCCGGCGCGCGAACTCGCGCATCGCGCCTACCGGTTCGCATACGGGGGCATCGATATCATCAAGGACGATCACGGCCTCTCGAATCAGGTGTTCGCCCCTTTCAAGGAACGCGCTTCCAGGTGTGCGGAAGCGATACATAAGGCAAATGCCCGTACGGGCGGTGCTGCAATCTACGCGCCGAATATCACCTCCGGATGTGACGAACTATTCGAGCGGGCCGTATTCGCGAAAAGGGTGGGGGCCGGTGCTTTTCTGATCTCGCCCGGGCTCGCGGGCTACGACGCCGTGAAACGGATCGCTTCAAGCGATGATCTGGACCTTCCCCTCATCTACCACCCGGCATTTCAAGGAAGTTTTGTCACGAACGGCATGTCGGGGATTTCTCCGGCGGTTCTTTTTGGAGAACTTCCCCGTCTCGCGGGCTCGGACGCGGCTATTTTTCCGAATTTCGGGGGAAGGTTCACATTCAGCAAGGCCTCATGCGGGGGTGTCAGGGACGGCTGCGTGAGAGATATGACGGGAATCAGGAAGATCTTTCCGGTACCGGGGGGCGGTATGGGACTTTCGTCGCTTGATATGATGAAAGATTTTTACGGAACGGATGTGGCGTTTCTCATAGGCGGTGACCTTTTCGCCCATGGAAACGACATCGTCTCCACATGCCGGATGTTCAGGGAAATCGTCATGTCGGTTTAA
- a CDS encoding transketolase, with translation MERCSRVHARHLVEWAKDKPEVLVLSADLTSSTEVDLFRDAYPDRFISAGIAEQNMVSVAGGLAREGYIPFVHTFAVFLYRRACDQIAMSVAYPNLPVKLFGFLPGITTPGGATHQAIEDIAVMRLLPNMTVFECGDATEVESVLDAAIAVNGPVYVRMIRGDIPRLFDADKPFVCDKPRVLRKGADVAVFSSGICTEEVMRVIPALEKRGVAAAHIHMSTFKPCKSPIVTEAIAGASYGVVTVENHLTNGGLATLVAERMVECGTVKRLLACGIRDTFSHGGGRAYLMKEHGLDASAVIRAVETLVGRPLDIPESEISAGVLPDTPKGSPSEAL, from the coding sequence ATGGAACGATGCAGCCGTGTTCACGCCCGTCATCTTGTCGAATGGGCCAAAGACAAACCCGAAGTACTCGTCCTCTCGGCCGACCTCACCTCCTCGACGGAAGTGGATCTGTTCAGGGACGCCTATCCGGACCGGTTTATTTCGGCCGGGATCGCGGAGCAGAACATGGTAAGCGTCGCCGGGGGGCTCGCGCGGGAGGGTTATATCCCCTTTGTCCATACCTTTGCCGTGTTCCTCTACCGCCGCGCCTGCGACCAGATCGCAATGTCCGTCGCCTACCCGAATCTGCCGGTGAAGCTTTTCGGCTTTCTTCCCGGCATCACCACGCCAGGCGGCGCGACCCACCAGGCGATCGAGGATATCGCCGTGATGCGGCTTCTGCCCAACATGACCGTCTTTGAGTGCGGAGACGCGACCGAGGTCGAAAGCGTTCTCGATGCCGCCATCGCGGTAAACGGGCCCGTGTACGTGCGGATGATCAGGGGGGATATTCCCCGGCTGTTCGATGCCGATAAACCTTTTGTCTGCGACAAACCTCGGGTTTTGCGGAAGGGGGCTGATGTGGCCGTTTTTTCTTCCGGAATCTGCACGGAAGAGGTGATGCGGGTGATCCCCGCGCTCGAAAAGCGGGGTGTGGCGGCCGCCCACATCCATATGTCGACCTTCAAGCCCTGTAAAAGTCCGATAGTGACCGAAGCGATTGCCGGTGCGTCGTACGGGGTGGTGACCGTCGAGAATCACCTGACGAACGGGGGCCTCGCTACCCTGGTCGCAGAGCGTATGGTGGAATGCGGTACCGTTAAAAGGCTTCTCGCGTGCGGAATCCGCGATACCTTTTCACACGGCGGGGGGCGGGCGTATCTCATGAAGGAACACGGGCTGGACGCGTCCGCCGTCATACGGGCCGTGGAAACCCTTGTCGGCAGACCCCTTGACATACCTGAATCGGAAATCTCGGCCGGTGTGCTCCCCGATACACCCAAGGGTTCGCCTTCCGAGGCGCTGTAA